A genomic region of Candidatus Omnitrophota bacterium contains the following coding sequences:
- a CDS encoding glycosyltransferase family 9 protein, with the protein MDYNKILIINLGGAGDLLLSTPALKALRKKYPQSEICALVSQRGVELASSLPYLNKVFCFYINYGGSSSLLKQLSNIKSLLYLRKHRFDLAINMRSIVSESGAGKIKLVMDIISPKMKAGRNTQERGSFFDIKIPEQDIGIKPEMEYDIDTIAALGVKDFDRKIDLEIDKTGDERVKEILRNESVGEKEILVGIHPGGMPSRRWPAENFASLIKLISNEIDCKFVLTGDKQENGLVERISRLSEKKVVNLAGKLNFFELAALINKCNIFISNDTGPMHIAAVLDKPLVAIFGPGDIVRFDPRNISKNVIVVRKETAGCKFPCNKQSCDTLDCLKQIHPEEVLQAVFSLLNRK; encoded by the coding sequence ATGGATTATAATAAAATACTGATAATAAATTTAGGCGGAGCGGGAGACCTTCTTTTATCTACTCCTGCTTTAAAGGCATTAAGGAAAAAATATCCTCAGAGTGAAATCTGTGCATTGGTAAGCCAAAGAGGAGTTGAGCTTGCCAGCAGCCTGCCTTATCTAAACAAAGTTTTCTGTTTTTATATTAATTACGGTGGCAGCTCATCTTTGTTAAAACAGTTAAGCAATATTAAGAGTTTACTTTATTTAAGAAAGCACAGGTTTGATTTAGCGATTAATATGCGTTCTATCGTATCGGAATCGGGAGCTGGGAAGATAAAATTGGTTATGGATATTATTAGCCCTAAGATGAAAGCAGGAAGAAATACACAGGAAAGGGGAAGCTTCTTTGATATTAAAATTCCCGAGCAGGATATCGGCATAAAGCCGGAGATGGAATATGATATTGATACTATAGCAGCTTTAGGAGTTAAGGATTTTGACAGGAAGATTGATTTAGAAATTGATAAAACTGGGGATGAGAGAGTAAAAGAAATTTTAAGAAATGAATCAGTTGGAGAAAAGGAAATATTGGTGGGGATTCATCCCGGAGGTATGCCTTCCAGAAGATGGCCCGCAGAAAACTTTGCTAGCCTTATAAAGCTTATTTCAAATGAGATTGATTGTAAGTTTGTTTTAACGGGCGATAAGCAGGAAAACGGTTTGGTTGAAAGGATTTCCCGCCTTTCAGAGAAGAAAGTGGTTAACCTTGCCGGAAAATTAAACTTTTTTGAATTGGCCGCCTTGATCAATAAATGCAATATTTTTATATCAAATGATACAGGCCCAATGCATATTGCCGCAGTATTAGATAAACCGCTTGTTGCGATATTTGGCCCGGGGGATATTGTGCGCTTTGACCCAAGAAATATTTCTAAGAATGTAATTGTTGTAAGAAAAGAAACAGCCGGATGTAAATTTCCATGTAATAAACAGTCCTGTGATACTCTGGATTGTTTAAAACAAATCCATCCAGAAGAAGTTTTACAAGCAGTTTTTAGTTTGTTAAACAGGAAATAA